Genomic window (Dyadobacter fanqingshengii):
TTTGTTAAGCAGCACTTCCCTGCGTGTGCGTAGAAAAGCGGCCATTTCTCCGGCCTGGGTAAGTTTTTCAGCTTTACGTTTCGCCATATTCGGTAGTTATGTGTCAAAAAAAGGCTTTCAAACCTTTCTGCAAATACCATACCGGTCCGGATAGCGCGTTGCAACCACAAACGGGTTGCGCGGCTTGTTCATCCGGTTTGCCTTACGTCCAGAACCTGGAATTTCTTCATGCCGGCAGGCATTTTCCATTCCACCGTTTCGCCCTTGCAAAGCCCTATCAGCGCTGCGCCCATGGGTGTCAGGACGGAGATTTTCTTCTGCTTGATATCTGCAAGAGCAGGCATAACAATAGAAAACTCCATTTCTTTATTAGTTGTCAACTCCCTGACTTTCACCTCGGAATTTAAACGAATGCTGTCGGGCGGTAATTCGTCGTTTTCCACCACTATCGCGCGGTTCAGTTCGTAGGAAAGTGACATTTCGTTTGCGTTGGTGCTGCTGAAATTTTCGGCAAATTGCTTTAACATGCGAAAATCGTCTTCACCCAGTATCACGTGATTTCTTTGTGTATTCATGATCATTAAATTAAAAGTTAAAATCGCATTGCCTTATAGCATCGCGAACCGGCCCTTATGCGAAAGAGCTGGCAGCCAGTTGGTGAAAAACCCGTTCGTCCAACTTGTAGCGGTCATTTAAAGTAAGGCTGCTCCGTGCATTAAAAAGCGCATGGTTTACCGCATTGTACATGAGCCAGTAGGAGGGGCTGGCCCCTAAAATCCGTTCTTCCAACCGGAGCCTTTCCTGCGCCTGCTTAGCCAATTGAACGGGAATCGGCAATTTTCTGAGCATTCCCTCATCCGCCTTCGTCATGGTGCGCTGCTGCAAATGTTCGTAAATAGTTGCCGTCAGCGTGGGACGTGCCTTTTTTTGCCCAACAAGCATTTCATATAGCTGCGACTGGAAAAGCTCCGGTGTCAGGCGGCTGTGGTGGATTTTACGCAATTCCTGTGTACCCTTAACAGGTTGCTTTTTGTCCTTTGTTTTAGGTTTATCTTCCAGCCAATGTTGATAGTCTGGAAGTTTTCCAAAGGAATCGGCCCAGCCCATGAGGCCATTCTGGCAAATGGCCCGGTACATGCTTGTCCCTGGCTTATTGCCTTCGCTCGCCATGGTTGTAAACGTCTGTCCCTGAATGGTTAGCGGCGTTTTGCCATTGTAACTGTTGGTCAGGATCATGCTGCGCTGCAAACTTTCACTTCCGATAGAAAACCCATCCGAAAGGATAATGCTGATGCTAAATTCGCCTGTGCTCGTGTGTTTTATCTGCACCGTATAATTTTCCCCAAACACCTTGTCGATCACTTCACGGATCCAGACATTTGGAATAATGGCATAATCCGCACTTTGAATCCCGAAAATCGTCTTTCTGCCCCGCAAGGGCTCGCCCACGATAAGTTGCTGGCGATCCGTTGCAATAATGTCGTAATCCGGCAAAAGATCGGTCAGCCAAACAGGATTAACAGGATAACAGATGTCATCCCAGTCGTTTGTTAAAACCGGTTGCGCACTAATATAAGTCATCGCTCATTTTTATTTTTACAGCTGTAAATTTACAGCCATATTAAATCAAAACAAAATCCGAGCAGTTTAATTGCGTTAACCTTGTTTTTTTTGGAATTAATAATTTAACGCGTGGCCGCTTTCTGTTCCAACCGCTTCATTGCGCTTTTAACCGCTTGCATATAGGAGCCTTTCCTGCTTGCATTATAGGCCTCCAGATCTTTTAACAATTCGGGTAAATAAACGAATTTGCGCGCGTTAATGTAATGTTCTTTCAAAGCATCCGCATCGGCTGAATTGCCCAGATTTTGCGCAATCAAAATCTCGCCGGCCCGGACAAAATGTTCGTACAAGCACGATTTCCAGGTCGTATATGCCTGGTCGGACATGGCCTGGGAAATGGGTTCGTACAGACTTTGCGTCGCTGTTATCAATTCGCCCGGAAGCTGGTCGATGGCTGAATTGACGAAGGAATGCCCGAACTCGTGCGTGCTGAGTTCGAGCAAATGTTTTTTGTTATCAAAACCCATATCAGGTGGTGAACCGGCTGCGTATTTGGGTGGAGCAAAGGATCCGAAAATATGAAAAGCACGCGTTTTTTCACCTGAATTGTATTTTACGCCAAAGCCCATTCCCGGCGGGATCATCAGGCTCGGCACCAGAATGTAACTGTCAAGATGTCCCTGATAAAAGCTCTCCATCGCAGGCACAAAGCGATTATCCGGGAGCCCGGCTGTGACCTGACTTTTTGCATTTTCGTATTTGCCTGCGTTTTGGTGCAAATACGATCCAAAATCCACCTCCTTATATAGTCCGTTCATGGCAGCAATAAAAGCAGAGGCATTTTTTCTGGCTTCGGAAGAATCACGTTTTGGTGAAAATCTCAAATAATAAGTGGGTGCAATGTCATCTTTCAGTTTCGCATTGGGAAAATCATCCAGCTGCACCAGCAGGTTCAGAAAATAGTCTAGCCAAATGTTTTGTGCAAAACCGATTGCAACCGCCAGATGTTTGCTGTTGGCGAAGGATTTATATTGCTGATAGACGTCCAGGCCGTAGGCATAACGGGCTTTGGTTCTGCTGGAATAACCTTCCGTTTCAGACTGCGCGCCCTCGTATCCAAGGAAATATACAAATCCGAGCAACTCGGCATTTGTATTAATCTGTATTTCAAAACCGCGGTCACCTTGCCTCGGGTTCGTCTGAGAGAAAGCATGAAAAGACCAGAATAAAGTGGTCAGGAGTAAGAGTTGCTTGTACATGATTCAAATGTCGAATTGGTTGGATTTCGGGCAAAACAAGCGGATGGCGTGCTCCTTTGCGCCTCGAAACACATTTTCGGACGTCCGGAATCATGATCCTGGACATTCTTTCTTTGCTCAGAATGCGAGTTTTTACTTCTGCACCAGCAGATATTGTGATGGGGACTTACCAGTATGCTGCCTGAATACCTGGTTGAATGTTGATTTGGAATTGAAACCTGCCTCAAATGCAAGAGCAAGTACGGTCTTGTGCTGTTCTTTGGGATCGCCAAGTTTGCGGATCACTTCCTCTACGCGAAAGCCATTCACGAAATTATTGAAATTGGAAGCGCAATGCGTATTGATGAGATAGGAAACATATCGCGGAGGCAAATGTAATTGGGAAGCCAGTTCTTCCAATGTTAGCTTAGATTGGATGTGCAGACTATCCTGATGGAAGGCGGCATGGAGCTTTTTTAGCTCAGCCAGGTCGTCGTAATGCAGGAAGTCGGGCTTTTCTGCGACTTTTGGTTTGGGCAAAGTTGGTAAATTGAAAAAAGTCGGGCTTAAATAACCGATGTAACCCAAGCCAAACAAACAGATCGTCAAAAGCGCTTCAACACCAGCGAAAACGGGCCATTTGAAAACCACTCCCGCAATCCATAACAGTGTCAGGATCAGCAGAAAAGTAAAAAATCCATAAAGCCTGAAATAATCCCCTGACTTTAAAGCAAACCCAAGGCCTTTCCACGCAGATTGAAACGCGAATAATTTCCGGCCATAAACGCTTAAAACGATGCACATGCCTATGATCGGGAGGATTTCGGTAAAGAAAAACCAGACCGGAATGTCGAGTAGGGATGGCAATGACCGGTTAGTAGAACGAGCGTAAGTGCGCCATAATGATCTGATCGTCAGTTCGAGCAAAATAGGGGCAAAAAGCAGCGCGTAGCGCTTTTTGAAAACATAATCCCGCTCAGTTGTAAGCTTCGCAAAGAACCATAATGAGAGCGGAAGCAATAAATAGCTCTGAAAATTCCAGAACGGAATGGCGTAGGATGCCTTATGATAGCGAACCTGGATTCCCCACGCATTCAGGATTTCAAGAGCCAGCACAAACAAGATAATACCCAGAAAAATACTGGCGCGTTCTTTCTTTATTCCTCTGACGATCAGCGATATGCTGAGGAGCATGCCTTGCCCGAAGGCCAGCATATATAGGACCGCTTTCCAGTTTTCCATGCTTTAATTTCAATGATAGCGCCGTGAGGAAATGTTGTTGTGAAGTTACAGAAACAATAAATAAAAATACGGCTGATCGATCAAGGGACCAACCAGTCTCATAACCGTTCTTGCAGCCGAATGGCGAAGTGATAAATGCATCAAACAATAAATTTGAAAATTTCAATTTAAGAACGCTTTTTGCGCAGCTCACTCAGATATTCGGGCGTGAAGCCCAGGTAGGACGCCAGCATATACTGCGGCACGCGCTGAACAAATCGCGGGTAGTTGTCGACAAAATGCTGATAGAGCTTTTCCCGTGACATGTCGTGGTGGAATTTCATCCGCACCTGGGCGGCGCCATAACCGCGCTGGTATATGAACCGGAAATATCTTTCCAGTTTGGGGAATCGTTGCAAAAGCTTTTCCTGGGCCGCCACATCAATGACCATCAACTGCGAATGCTCCACGGCTTGAATCGTGAAATCCGTGTTGTTCTGTAATGTGAATGCTGAAAAGTCGGTGAGCCACCAGTTTTCCAGGGCAAACTGAATGGTTTGCTCAATTCCCTTTTCACTCAAATGAAACATGCGGATGCAGCCTTCCACAACAAAGAAAAGAGAAGAACAGGGGTGGCCTGCCTCCACAAGATTTTGCTTTTTCTTCACGCGGACCGATTGGAAAAATGACAATAGCAATGCTTCATCTTCGGCAGCCACTTCAACCTGCATGCTGATATGTTGGATAAGCGGATGCCTCATTGCCTGGCTTTGATTTGGATCAATGCGGGCGAAATTAGCAAATGTTGTTTTAATACAGATGAGCCGGTATGGTTATTTAAGCTGATAATCCAGCTGCATTTAATCCCGCAGCACTACAAAGACATTTTATGGACAATTTTACAATGCTTCAATTTTTTGAATGGTACTGTCCCGCAGATGGAACACTGTGGAACCTTTTTAAAAAAGAAGCCCCGCGACTGAAAAATATAGGCATTGACTCAGCGTGGCTGCCGCCAGCGCACAAAGGAATGGAAGGAGCGGAATCCTCAGGTTACGATTCGTACGATTTGTATGACCTGGGCGAATTTGATCAAAAAGGTTCAGTAAGAACAAAGTACGGAACCAAAGAGGAACTGATTGACGCCATTGCTGCTGGCAAGGAAGCAGGTTTGCAGGTGTATTGCGACATTGTTTTAAACCACATGGGCGGTGCCGATGAGAAAGAAATGGTGCCCGTAAAGGAAGTGACGCCGGAAAACCGCAACGAATTCGTGAGCGATACTTTCGAAATTGAGGCTTATACGAAATTTACATTTCCAGGCAGGGCAGGGCGGTATTCACAATTTGTATGGGATTACCAATGTTTTTCAGGGGTGGATTTTAATGCATCAACTGAGCAGAGCGCCATTTACAGCATTCAAAACCAATATGGCGGCGGCTGGCAGGATGTAATGGACCTGGAAAACGGCAATTATGATTACCTGATGCTCTCAGATATTGAATTCCGCAATCCGCATGTACGGCAAGAGTTGAAAAACTGGGGCGAATGGTTTGTCGAAACTGTGAATTGTGACGGATTCAGGCTGGACGCGATCAAACATATGGACCCGACATTCTTCAATGAATGGCTGGACCATCTGCGCGGGAAATATCAGAAAGAGTTTTACACAGTGGGCGAATACTGGGCACCGTACGATCTGGGTTCCATGCTCGCTTACATTGAAGCAACCGGCAAGCGCGTTTCGCTTTTCGACGCACCGTTACAAGCCAATTTTTTCAGAGCTTCAAAGGAAAATGAACATTACGATCTCCGAACGATATTGGACGAAACGTTGGTTCAGGCAATGCCGGAGCTGGCAGTAACACTGGTCGAAAATCACGACACACAACCCCTGCAATCGCTGGAACAGACCGTCGAAGGCTGGTTCAGGCCAATGGCCTATGCGATCATTTTGCTCCGGGAGGCCGGTTATCCATGCGTTTTTTACACCGATTTATACGGTTCAAATTACAAGGATAAAGGCAACGACGGCCAGGAACATGAAATCACCCTTGAAAAATTGGATGTGCTTGAAACGCTGTTATACGTAAGAAAAAAGCTTGCATACGGCACGCAGCATGAATATTTCGACGACATCAATTGCATTGGCTGGACGCGCGAAGGAGATGATTCTCATGAAAATTCCGGCTGCGCGGTTATAATCTCCAATCATGAAAATGTTTCCAAAACAATGTTTGTAGGGAAGCAGCATGCCGGCAAAACGTTTGTCGATTACCTGAACTTCGTCACAGAACCTGTCACAATCGGTGACGATGGTCATGGAGAATTTAAAGTGAACGGGCGTTCAGTGAGTGTCTGGGGAATTGAGACTGCCAAAGATTGAAGAACGGCGAAATGAATTCCGGAATAATACTATTTCTAAAACTAATTATAATGCATTACTATCTTAAAATTATTTTTAAATGTAGATAATTAAGTTTTATAGTAATCAAGTTTAAGCATCTCCCAAAAGCAACCTGATCAGGTTGCTTTTTTGCGTTTTTGACCTTTCATTTTATAGATCAAAAACCGCTAAATCAAAACGAATACCGCTAAATAAACATAAAGCTTCCAGATATAAAGCTTCTCGAATTTTCATGGTTGTTTTGCACCGCGTTAGCAGAAACTATATCTCTCACATTTTAAATAGGAACATTTGAAAAGAAAAAAATCACTATAAAAACTGGTTAAAAAATCCAGCTAAAATCTCGTTAAAATCAAAATTTAATTAAAACCTATTTTAAGAAGTATTACACAACAGATCATGAAAAATATTATCAAAAGTATCGCACTGTTAGGACTTACATTCACACTATTTAATTGCAGTAATTCCAATGATCCAGCTC
Coding sequences:
- a CDS encoding GreA/GreB family elongation factor, with product MNTQRNHVILGEDDFRMLKQFAENFSSTNANEMSLSYELNRAIVVENDELPPDSIRLNSEVKVRELTTNKEMEFSIVMPALADIKQKKISVLTPMGAALIGLCKGETVEWKMPAGMKKFQVLDVRQTG
- a CDS encoding DUF4932 domain-containing protein, which encodes MYKQLLLLTTLFWSFHAFSQTNPRQGDRGFEIQINTNAELLGFVYFLGYEGAQSETEGYSSRTKARYAYGLDVYQQYKSFANSKHLAVAIGFAQNIWLDYFLNLLVQLDDFPNAKLKDDIAPTYYLRFSPKRDSSEARKNASAFIAAMNGLYKEVDFGSYLHQNAGKYENAKSQVTAGLPDNRFVPAMESFYQGHLDSYILVPSLMIPPGMGFGVKYNSGEKTRAFHIFGSFAPPKYAAGSPPDMGFDNKKHLLELSTHEFGHSFVNSAIDQLPGELITATQSLYEPISQAMSDQAYTTWKSCLYEHFVRAGEILIAQNLGNSADADALKEHYINARKFVYLPELLKDLEAYNASRKGSYMQAVKSAMKRLEQKAATR
- a CDS encoding helix-turn-helix domain-containing protein is translated as MENWKAVLYMLAFGQGMLLSISLIVRGIKKERASIFLGIILFVLALEILNAWGIQVRYHKASYAIPFWNFQSYLLLPLSLWFFAKLTTERDYVFKKRYALLFAPILLELTIRSLWRTYARSTNRSLPSLLDIPVWFFFTEILPIIGMCIVLSVYGRKLFAFQSAWKGLGFALKSGDYFRLYGFFTFLLILTLLWIAGVVFKWPVFAGVEALLTICLFGLGYIGYLSPTFFNLPTLPKPKVAEKPDFLHYDDLAELKKLHAAFHQDSLHIQSKLTLEELASQLHLPPRYVSYLINTHCASNFNNFVNGFRVEEVIRKLGDPKEQHKTVLALAFEAGFNSKSTFNQVFRQHTGKSPSQYLLVQK
- a CDS encoding Crp/Fnr family transcriptional regulator, whose amino-acid sequence is MRHPLIQHISMQVEVAAEDEALLLSFFQSVRVKKKQNLVEAGHPCSSLFFVVEGCIRMFHLSEKGIEQTIQFALENWWLTDFSAFTLQNNTDFTIQAVEHSQLMVIDVAAQEKLLQRFPKLERYFRFIYQRGYGAAQVRMKFHHDMSREKLYQHFVDNYPRFVQRVPQYMLASYLGFTPEYLSELRKKRS
- a CDS encoding alpha-amylase — encoded protein: MDNFTMLQFFEWYCPADGTLWNLFKKEAPRLKNIGIDSAWLPPAHKGMEGAESSGYDSYDLYDLGEFDQKGSVRTKYGTKEELIDAIAAGKEAGLQVYCDIVLNHMGGADEKEMVPVKEVTPENRNEFVSDTFEIEAYTKFTFPGRAGRYSQFVWDYQCFSGVDFNASTEQSAIYSIQNQYGGGWQDVMDLENGNYDYLMLSDIEFRNPHVRQELKNWGEWFVETVNCDGFRLDAIKHMDPTFFNEWLDHLRGKYQKEFYTVGEYWAPYDLGSMLAYIEATGKRVSLFDAPLQANFFRASKENEHYDLRTILDETLVQAMPELAVTLVENHDTQPLQSLEQTVEGWFRPMAYAIILLREAGYPCVFYTDLYGSNYKDKGNDGQEHEITLEKLDVLETLLYVRKKLAYGTQHEYFDDINCIGWTREGDDSHENSGCAVIISNHENVSKTMFVGKQHAGKTFVDYLNFVTEPVTIGDDGHGEFKVNGRSVSVWGIETAKD